AGCCCACCGCCGTGTTGGTGACGGCGACCAGCGGTACGGCGACCACGGCTCCGCCGATGCCCGCGATCATCCCGCCGGCGGCCACCGACAGCACCACGGCGAGCGGGTGGACCCGTACCGCCCGGCCCAGGATGAAGGGCTGGAGCACGTGCCCCTCGATCTGCTGCACCGCGAGCACCACGCCCAGGACGGCCAGGGCGATGACCGGCCCCTGGGTCACCAGCGCCACGACCACCGCGAGGGCGCCCGAGATCACGGCGCCGACGAGCGGGATGAAGGCGAACAGGAAGATGAAGACGGCGAGCGGCACGGCCATCGTCACGTCGAGGAAGTAGAGCCCGAGGCCGATGAAGACGGCGTCGATGAGCGCGACGAGCACGGTGCCCCGGACGTACGCGGTCAGCGTGCGCCAGGCGCGCGGACCGGCGCCCGCGACACCGGGCCGGGCGGCGGCCGGGACCAGGCCGAGCGCCCAGGTCCAGATCTTCTTGCCGTCGTGGAGCAGGAAGAGCGTCGAGAACATCGCGAGCAGCATGCCGGTCAGGACCTCGACGAGCACCGTCACGCCTTGCAGGCCGGCGGAGGTGATCTGCTCGGTGTTGGTGCCGATCGTCTCGCTGAGGTTCTTCGCGATGTCGTTGATCTGCTTCTCGGTCACGTGGAACGGACTGTCCAGTGCCCAGGACTTGAGTTCGTTGATGCCCTCGCGGAGCCGGTTGGAGAGGTCGTCGAGGTTCTCCATGACCTGCCAGACCACGAACCAGCCGACGAGCCCGATGACCACGAAGCCGAGGATGGCGGTGACGGCGGTGGCGAGTCCGCGCGGCATGCCGAGGCGGCGCAGCCGGACCACGAAGGGCTGGAGCAGCGCGGTGACGAGCATGGCGGCGGCGAAGGCGAGGACGACCAGGCGGACTTCGCTGATCACCTTCATCAGCACCCAGAGCATCCCTGCGAGGAGCAGCAGCCGCCAGCTGACCTCGGCGGCCACGCGCATGCCCCACGGGACCACGGTCGCCGGATCGGGGCGCTCGGGGAGGGCGACGGCGGCCGGGGGCCGCGGCGGCCGCGGGGGCACGGGCGGAGTCGTGGGCATGGGCGGAGCCATGACGGGACCCGGCAGTTCGCCTCTCGCCTCGGCCTCGACCTCGGCGCGCCGCTCGTCGAGCCGCGCCTCCATCCGGTTCAGCCTGCTCCCGAGCCGGCCGAGCCAGCCTGCCCTCTTCGCCATGTCCGTCCCTTCCCCCCCACCCACTGGTCACGCCTCGACCGACCGTACACGCGAGGAGCCCCGCACCGTAGAACGGTGCGAGGCTCTTCGAAGTCGAGCGCGCGGTACGGCGGGGGTGGTGCCTAGTACCAGCCGTTGGCCTGGTGGAAGTTCCAGGCGGCGCAGGGGCTGCCGTAGCGGTCTTCCATGTAGTTCAGGCCCCACTTGATCTGCGTCGCGGGGTTGGTGCGCCAGTCGGCACCGGCCGAGGCCATCTTCGTGCCCGGGAGCGCCTGGACCAGACCGTACGCGCCCGAGGACTTGTTCACGGCCAGGTAGTTCCAGGTGGATTCCTGGTTGATGATCTTCGAGAAGCACGAGAACTGGTCGGCCGGGACCATCTGCTGGGCGATGGCCTTGACCTGGGCGACCGTGTAGGAGGCCTGCACGGCGAAGTCGCCGGCGCTGCGGGTGGCGGAGCGGCTGGCCGCTTCCTTCGCCTCGCGGTCCGCCTTCGCCTTGGCGTCGGCTTCGGCCTTGGCCTTCTCCGCCGCGGCCTTCTTGGACTTGGCGTCCTCGGCGGCCTGGATGCGGGCGTTCTCCTCGGCCGAGCGCTTGGCGTCGGCGTCGGCAGCGTGGGCGATGGTGTCGGCCTGCTGGGTCAGGGACCCGCTCTGGACCGACGCCTGGTCGCCGACCGGGATGTCGGCAAGGAGAGTCGCGCCGGACGCGGTCGTCTCGAGATCGTTCGTGGGGTCGCCGGTGGCAACGCCCACAACTGCGCCGACGGTGGTGACCGCGGTGGCCGAAGCCACTGCGAACCCCCGGACCGAGATCCGGCTCACACGGTGTCCTTCCAGCAGCGTCCGCAGTGACCGAGCGGGCGCAAAGTTGCCCTCGACTCTGGCCTCCGTGGTGCTTCGGTCACTGGAGGCGCGGGCCCGTGGGCAGCTCCCTCGCGGGGGCTGCCGCTTGAAACTCCGGGCGGCATACGGCGATCGACTGTGGAGTTGTGGTGCTGCGCGTACCTCACGGGATACCGGAGATACAGATGTGCCGTATGCGGGGCCTGACGGAAACCAGACTCTGCCGGACCTCGACGCCGCAAGGCAATTCTCCGTTGCGTGGGAAAGGTCACACCTGGCATGTCGCCGCTGATTCCGACAAAGACCTGTGCAGCACGACGCCGCCCGGCTAGGCTCTCGGGCCTTTGCCGGGCGGCGCCAACTTCCTTCCACTATGGGCGTTTTACCCCTGCGTGCTGCTTACAGCGATTCGAGCATCTCCGTGACAAGGGCGGCGATCGGAGAGCGCTCGGAGCGGTTGAGCGTGACGTGGGCGAAGAGCGGATGTCCCTTCAACTTCTCGACCACGGCGACGACTCCGTCGTACCGGCCGACCCTGAGGTTGTCCCGCTGGGCCACGTCGTGGGTGAGAACCACCCGCGAATTCGCACCGATTCGGGACAGAACGGTCAGCAGGACGTTCCGTTCCAGCGACTGCGCCTCGTCCACGATCACGAAGGCGTCGTGCAGCGAGCGGCCGCGGATGTGCGTGAGCGGCAGGACCTCCAGCATCCCGCGGTTCAGCACCTCCTCGATGACCTCGCGCCCGGCCACCGCCGAGAGGGTGTCGAAGACCGCCTGGGCCCAGGGGCTCATCTTCTCGGAGGCGTCCCCGGGCAGGTACCCGAGGTCCTGGCCGCCCACCGCGTACAGCGGCCGGAAGACCATCACCTTCTGATGCTGCCTCCGCTCCAGCACCGCCTCCAGGCCCGCGCACAGCGCGAGCGCCGACTTTCCGGTGCCGGCCCGGCCGCCCATCGAGATGATGCCGATCTCCGGGTCGAGCAGGAGGTCCAGCGCGATGCGCTGCTCGGCGCTGCGGCCGTGCAGCCCGAAGGCCTCGCGGTCGCCCCGGACGAGCTTCACGTTGCCGTCGGCCGTGACCCGGCCGAGTGCCTTGCCGCGCTCGGACTGCAGGACCAGTCCGGTGTGCACGGGCAGTTCCGCGGCCTCCGGAACGTAGAGCCGGTCCTCCGAGTAGAGGAGGTCGACCTGTTCTCCGGAGAGGGAGAGCTCGCTCATCCCGGTCCAGCCGGCATCGGTGATCGCGAGCTCGGCGCGGTACTCCTCGGCGATCAGCCCCACCGAGGAGGCCTTGATGCGCAGTGGGAGATCCTTCGAGACCACCGTGACGTCGTAGCCCTCGGCCTGGAGGTTGCGGGCGACCGCCAGGATGCGCGAGTCGTTGTCCCCCAACCGGAAACCGGCGGGCAGGACGCTCGGGTCGGAGTGGTTGAGCTCGACGCGCAGGGTGCCGCCCAGATCGCCCAGTGGGATGGGAGCGTCGAGGCGACCGTTGCGAACCCGGAAGTCGTCGAGCAGGCGCAGGGCCTGGCGCGCGAAGTAGCCGAGTTCGGGATGGTGCCTCTTTGCCTCCAGCTCGGTGATCACCACGATCGGGAGCACGACCTCGTGCTCGTCGAAGCGGGAGATCGCGTTGGGGTCTGCCAGCAGGACGCTGGTGTCGAGGACATAGGTCCGCCTGTCGGGCAGGCGGCGCTTTGTGCTGGTCACCACGGAAGGACGTACCCCCTCGGAAGAGGTCGGGCCATGAAGACCGGACCGGTCATCGGCACCCATGCCAGGGCCGATTTCCGGCCCTCCACTCCGTCCGTGCGAACCGCACGTGCGTCCTGGTGCAAAGGGCCTCCCGGGCGGACGACCCCATGCCGTCCGCTGAGACTCGACACCCGTGGATCGGGCATCGACCTGAAAGGGATATTCCCCGATCAGGCCAGGCCATGCCATGGCATATGACGGACGCTCGGTGAATCCCTGGTGAAGGGTTCCGGGGGTGAGGGGAGCGGAAGGGGGGCATGCCGGTGCCGAGGCGCCGTCAGGCGCCCCGGGTGGCAGCAGGGTGGGGGATTTCCGGCCGAGGAGAACGGACCGGGAGAACAGACCGGAGACCGGACGAGGAGACCGGACGGGGAGCCGCGGGCTCAGCTTCCGTAGCGCCGGTGGCGGGCCGCGTAGTCGCGCAGGGCCCGCAGGAAGTCGACCTTGCGGAAGGCCGGCCAGAAGACCTCGCAGAAGTAGTACTCGGAGTGCGCGCTCTGCCAGAGCATGAAGCCCGACAGCCGCTGCTCGCCGCTGGTGCGGATGACCAGGTCCGGGTCGGGCTGGCCGCGCGTGTAGAGGTGCTCGGCGATGTGGTCGATGTCCAGGATCTCGGCGAGCTCCTCGAAGGAGGTGCCCTTCTGCGCGTGCTCCAGGAGCAGCGAGCGGACCGCGTCGGCGATCTCCTGGCGGCCGCCGTAGCCCACGGCGACGTTGACGAGTATGCCGTCGACGTCGTGCGTGGCCTGCTCGGCCTCCTTCAGGACGGTCTGCGTCCGGGTGGGGAGGATGTCGAGGTTGCCCACGTGGTGGACGCGCCAGCGGCCGTCCGCGGCGAGGCCGCGCACGGTGTTCTCGATGATGTTGAGCAGCGGGCGGAGCTCGACCTCGGGCCGGTCCAGGTTGTCCGTGGAGAGCATCCACAGGGTGACGACCTCGACGTCGGTCTCGGTGCACCACCCCAGCATCTCGGAGATCTTGTCGGCCCCCGCCTGGTGGCCCTGCTCCGTCGTGCCTCCGGACGCCTTCGCCCAGCGCCGGTTCCCGTCCAGGATGACGCCGATGTGCTTGGGTGCCTCGTCATGGTCGAGGCGGCCTTCCACCCGGCGTGCGTAGAGCCTGTACACCAGGTCGCGCAGCTTCACGATCTTCCAGCCCCTCCGTGCAATGCCCCCGTGCGAAATGCGGTGCGGTCCCTCCCCCGAGGCGGCCACATTACTGCGCGGCGGGTGGGGGTACCCAACTCGGTCTGTCACAACTCCGTGATAGGGAGGACAACGTGACTGATACCAATCCCTATCGGGCAGAACCTGCACGCTACGACTCCATGGAGTACCGGCGCACCGGCCACAGCGGCCTCAGGCTCCCCGCCATCTCCCTCGGCCTCTGGCACAACTTCGGCGACGACAGGTCCCTGGGGTCCCAGCGGGCGATCCTGCGCCGGGCCTTCGACCTGGGCGTCACCCACTTCGACCTGGCGAACAACTACGGCCCGCCCCCCGGCTCCGCCGAGCTGAACTTCGGCAAGATCTTCGCGCAGGACTTCGCGTCCTACCGCGACGAGCTGATCCTCTCCACCAAGGCCGGCTACCTGATGCACCCGGGGCCGTACGGCGAGTGGGGCAGCCGCAAGTACCTGCTCGCCTCGCTCGACGCCTCCCTGAAGCGGATGGGCGTGGACTACGTCGACGTCTTCTACTCGCACCGCTTCGACCCGGAGACCCCCCTGGAGGAGACCATGGGCGCCCTCGCGTCCGCGGTCCAGCAGGGCAAGGCGCTCTACGTCGGCGTGTCCTCCTACACCGCGGAGCAGACGGCGGAGGCGGCGCGGATCCTGCGCGGCATGGGCGTGCGGCTGCTGATCCACCAGCCCTCGTACTCCATGATCAACCGCTGGACGGAGGAGGACGGCCTGCTCGACACCCTGGAGGAGGCCGGCATGGGCTGCATCTCCTTCGCGCCGCTCGCGCAGGGGCTGCTGACGGGCAAGTACCTCAAGGACATCCCGGAGGGCTCCCGCGCCACCCAGGGCAAGTCCCTGAACCCGGCGCTGCTCTCGGAGGACGTCGTACGGCGCCTGAACGGCCTCAACGAGATCGCCGTGCGGCGCGGGCAGTCCCTGGCCCAGCTGGCGCTGACGTGGGTGCTGCGCGACGAGCGGATGACCTCGGCCCTGATCGGCGCATCGAGCGTGAAACAGCTCGAGGAGAACGTGGCGGCGCTGGCCGGAGCCCCTCTTTCGGAGGCGGAGCTGAAGGAGATCGACTCCTTCGCGGTGTCCACCCCCGGCACGAACATCTGGGCCCAGCGAGGCTGACCTGCACGTTTGCCCGTAGGGCCCGGAAGACAAAAAACGGGCCGGTCCGTGGGGGGGATACGGACCGGCCCGAGGGGGGGGTTCCACCATAACCCTTCGTAAAGCGTGATGCGTGCATTGCCGCGACACGATTACGCTCCGAAGCCGGCCAGCAGCACTCCGGTGAGCGCTCCGGCCGCCATGAAGGGGCCGAAGGCGAAGGCCCGCTTCCGGGCCTCGGGGCCCCGCAGCACTAGGGCCAGCCCGTACAGGGCCCCGTAGAGGAAGCCCAGGAAGGCCCCGGCGACCCATACCCCCCACCCGTACCACCCAAGAGCGACCCCCAGCGAGAGCGCCAGCTTGACGTCGCCGAAGCCCATCCCCGCGGGGTTGATCAGGAACAGCAGGAGGTACGCGGCCCCGAGCGCGCCGCCGCCGAGCAGCGCGCCCCGCCAGTCGCCCGCGGCGCGGGGCAGGAGGGCGGCGGCCCCGAGCCCGGCGGCGAACGCGGCGGCGAGCGGCAGGGTCAGCGGGTCGGGCAGCCGGTGCACGGCCCGGTCGACGAGCGCGAGCAGCACGAGCACGGGGGCGAGCCCCACGTACACCCCCACCTCGGGCCGCGCCCCGACCGCCGCGGCGAGCAGGGCGCAGATGCCTCCGGTGAGTACGGCCAGGGGCGCCGCCCGCCGTCCGTACGCGTGCGCGGCCGTGACCACGGGCGGCGGGGTGTCCGGGCCCTGCACGACGGCCCCTGCGGGGACCCGGCAGCGGGCGGGGCCGAGCCAGCCGGGCAGGGCGTGCCCCTCGGGGCAGCGGCCCTGCCAGGGCTCCCCCGGCGCGACGGAGAACCGGTATGCGGCGCGCGGCAGCAGCCATCCCGCGGCGGCGCCGTAGCCGGCGGCGGCGAGCAAGATCAGGACGACACCCATCCCGCGACGGTAGCGCCGGCGGGTGCCGCTGCACGGGGCTTGTCCCCTACCCGCCCTTCCACCGTTCCTCCCCCAGCCACCGCTGGGAGGTGCCCCCAGGGGCTCCGCCCCAGACCCCGTACGTGCGCTGCGCGCCCGTGCCCTCAAACGCCGGGCGGGCTGGAGTGCCGCGCAGCGGCACTTCCAGCCTCGCCGGCGTTTGAGGCGTGGGGGTCCCCCCGGACGGAGTCTGGGGGAGGGTCTGGGGCGGAGCCCCAGCTCGGGAAGGGGCGGGGCGGGGAGAAGGCCCCGCGCAGCGGCACCCGCGCCCTACCCTGGCCGCATGGCGAACTGGCGGGACGGCAAAGGCATCCTCACCGTCGGAGAGGCGGCGATCCCCCTGGAGGTCGCCGCCTCCTACCGGGCCCGGACTCGGGGCCTCCTCGGCCGGGACGGAGTGACCGGCGCGCTGCTGCTCACCCCCGCCGCGGGCGTGCACACCTTTCGGATGCGGTTCGCGATCGACGTGGCGTACCTGGACCGGAACCTCCGCGTGCTCGCCGTCACCACCATGCCCCCCGGCCGGCTCGGGCTGCCCCGCCCGCGCTCCCGGCACGTCCTGGAGGCCGGGGCCGGGGTGATGGCCGGATGGGGACTGCGGGTCGGAACGAGGGTGAAGGTGGACGTATCAGGGCGTCTCATGCGCGGCTAGGCGAGGCCCCTCCCCGGCGGTAGGTTGGGGCGGTTGAGCTGGGGTCTCAGGGGAGCTGCATGACGGAGAACGCGCGGATCAAGGCGCTGGAGCAGATCATGCCGGCGACGCACGGAGCCGACGAGGACATCGACTGGCAGGCCGCCGAGGCGGCCTGGGGCACCAGGTTCCCGGCCGATTTCGTCGCGTTCATGGGCCGCTTCGGCGCCGGCTCCATCAACGGCGAGGCGAGCGTGCTGCTGCCGCTGCCCAAGCCCGGGCTCCAGTGGGACCCGGCGCAAATGGCGGAGGAGACCGCCAACGCCCGGCAGGTCTGGGAGGCCGAGGGCGGCCGGGCCGCCTTCGACGTGGACCCGGAGGCGATCCTCGCCTGGGGCGTCACCGGCGGCGCCGACATCC
This genomic window from Streptomyces sp. NBC_01351 contains:
- a CDS encoding AI-2E family transporter — encoded protein: MAKRAGWLGRLGSRLNRMEARLDERRAEVEAEARGELPGPVMAPPMPTTPPVPPRPPRPPAAVALPERPDPATVVPWGMRVAAEVSWRLLLLAGMLWVLMKVISEVRLVVLAFAAAMLVTALLQPFVVRLRRLGMPRGLATAVTAILGFVVIGLVGWFVVWQVMENLDDLSNRLREGINELKSWALDSPFHVTEKQINDIAKNLSETIGTNTEQITSAGLQGVTVLVEVLTGMLLAMFSTLFLLHDGKKIWTWALGLVPAAARPGVAGAGPRAWRTLTAYVRGTVLVALIDAVFIGLGLYFLDVTMAVPLAVFIFLFAFIPLVGAVISGALAVVVALVTQGPVIALAVLGVVLAVQQIEGHVLQPFILGRAVRVHPLAVVLSVAAGGMIAGIGGAVVAVPLVAVTNTAVGYLRAYSREQLHPTATPVGPAPHGSTAVSRMEGEA
- a CDS encoding transglycosylase SLT domain-containing protein, giving the protein MSRISVRGFAVASATAVTTVGAVVGVATGDPTNDLETTASGATLLADIPVGDQASVQSGSLTQQADTIAHAADADAKRSAEENARIQAAEDAKSKKAAAEKAKAEADAKAKADREAKEAASRSATRSAGDFAVQASYTVAQVKAIAQQMVPADQFSCFSKIINQESTWNYLAVNKSSGAYGLVQALPGTKMASAGADWRTNPATQIKWGLNYMEDRYGSPCAAWNFHQANGWY
- a CDS encoding PhoH family protein — protein: MVTSTKRRLPDRRTYVLDTSVLLADPNAISRFDEHEVVLPIVVITELEAKRHHPELGYFARQALRLLDDFRVRNGRLDAPIPLGDLGGTLRVELNHSDPSVLPAGFRLGDNDSRILAVARNLQAEGYDVTVVSKDLPLRIKASSVGLIAEEYRAELAITDAGWTGMSELSLSGEQVDLLYSEDRLYVPEAAELPVHTGLVLQSERGKALGRVTADGNVKLVRGDREAFGLHGRSAEQRIALDLLLDPEIGIISMGGRAGTGKSALALCAGLEAVLERRQHQKVMVFRPLYAVGGQDLGYLPGDASEKMSPWAQAVFDTLSAVAGREVIEEVLNRGMLEVLPLTHIRGRSLHDAFVIVDEAQSLERNVLLTVLSRIGANSRVVLTHDVAQRDNLRVGRYDGVVAVVEKLKGHPLFAHVTLNRSERSPIAALVTEMLESL
- a CDS encoding isoprenyl transferase; this translates as MKLRDLVYRLYARRVEGRLDHDEAPKHIGVILDGNRRWAKASGGTTEQGHQAGADKISEMLGWCTETDVEVVTLWMLSTDNLDRPEVELRPLLNIIENTVRGLAADGRWRVHHVGNLDILPTRTQTVLKEAEQATHDVDGILVNVAVGYGGRQEIADAVRSLLLEHAQKGTSFEELAEILDIDHIAEHLYTRGQPDPDLVIRTSGEQRLSGFMLWQSAHSEYYFCEVFWPAFRKVDFLRALRDYAARHRRYGS
- the mgrA gene encoding L-glyceraldehyde 3-phosphate reductase, whose product is MTDTNPYRAEPARYDSMEYRRTGHSGLRLPAISLGLWHNFGDDRSLGSQRAILRRAFDLGVTHFDLANNYGPPPGSAELNFGKIFAQDFASYRDELILSTKAGYLMHPGPYGEWGSRKYLLASLDASLKRMGVDYVDVFYSHRFDPETPLEETMGALASAVQQGKALYVGVSSYTAEQTAEAARILRGMGVRLLIHQPSYSMINRWTEEDGLLDTLEEAGMGCISFAPLAQGLLTGKYLKDIPEGSRATQGKSLNPALLSEDVVRRLNGLNEIAVRRGQSLAQLALTWVLRDERMTSALIGASSVKQLEENVAALAGAPLSEAELKEIDSFAVSTPGTNIWAQRG
- a CDS encoding A24 family peptidase — encoded protein: MGVVLILLAAAGYGAAAGWLLPRAAYRFSVAPGEPWQGRCPEGHALPGWLGPARCRVPAGAVVQGPDTPPPVVTAAHAYGRRAAPLAVLTGGICALLAAAVGARPEVGVYVGLAPVLVLLALVDRAVHRLPDPLTLPLAAAFAAGLGAAALLPRAAGDWRGALLGGGALGAAYLLLFLINPAGMGFGDVKLALSLGVALGWYGWGVWVAGAFLGFLYGALYGLALVLRGPEARKRAFAFGPFMAAGALTGVLLAGFGA
- a CDS encoding DUF192 domain-containing protein, yielding MANWRDGKGILTVGEAAIPLEVAASYRARTRGLLGRDGVTGALLLTPAAGVHTFRMRFAIDVAYLDRNLRVLAVTTMPPGRLGLPRPRSRHVLEAGAGVMAGWGLRVGTRVKVDVSGRLMRG
- a CDS encoding SMI1/KNR4 family protein — encoded protein: MTENARIKALEQIMPATHGADEDIDWQAAEAAWGTRFPADFVAFMGRFGAGSINGEASVLLPLPKPGLQWDPAQMAEETANARQVWEAEGGRAAFDVDPEAILAWGVTGGADILCWLTSDPDPDRWPVLVCGRHTADSFAVYPYGMAEFLYRLCSDEFDVSPVSITFWDGGHLSFVHWRKAQRRWQEGRNPETGEPDPYAGDFAD